In Tautonia rosea, the genomic window GTTTTGGACACTCCGTGCTAAGATTGAGATTCTACTCTCAATGACACATGCCCCCTCAACGGAGGGTTATTAATAAAACGAGATTGCGAAGAAAACTTCTCTGGACAGAAGCAAGACGTTTTGAGAAGAACATCATCGCACCGATTTTTCGCCTCTGGCGAGAATCAATTGTGTTCCAGGTATCTCAGGAGCCAAGGATGAGCACCCTGATGGAGAAGCGGTTGCGGAATGATTGCATCAGGACCGCGATGACGGTGTTGATGGCGAGCCTGTTTCTGGGAGAACAGGCCGAAGGAGCGGTGATTCGCTCACGGGTTGAGCAGCGGTTGGTGACCTACTCGACCAGCACCACGTTGGGAAACGCGGGGGAACCACCGGTTACGTTGCTTGAGTTCAATGGAGTCGGCAGCATCTCAACTCCCGAGGCACCAGGGGGCATGTTCTCCATGCCAGGAGTCTTTTCGCTTGGCACCTTTACGACCAAGGCGGTTCCTTCGGGAATGAGTGTGTTGCTGGATCGTTTTCCCTTCTCGATCACCTTGAATCTGTTTGGAAATTCACCTGATCGTTCGGTCGTTTCCCAGATCGCGATCAACGGGACTCTGGACGGTGTGCTGTCAACAGCACCGGGAACAGGTCTGATCGCATCCGTGTCGTCGGTTTCGCAAATTGGCACGCCGATTGGGACCCCGCCGTTCCGGGTCGAGGATTTGCAAATCCTCGCACCTCAATTCATCATGCCTGCCGGGTCGTCGCCGTCGATGAACACACCCATCTTTGGGTATGTCAACGCGCAGGTTCCCGAGCCGACCGCGTTGGCGACACTTGGGGTGGGCATCGCCGTGTGGCTGCTCCGTCGTAAGCAGCAGGCACGACGGGTCAGAATGGAGGTGACAGCCTGACTGTCCAGTCAGGTGTGATTGCATTGATACGAAGGGTTCGTTGTCGATGTGAACGCCCGACCCTCAGTGGCAGGTTCGGGCGTTTCTTGGTGGCGACCGGGCGAACCCCACGACACCCAATCAGATCGCTCAGGTAAAAAGCTTGCGAATCGGTCGACCGCCATCCGTGATGGGAACCGGACGGGGTCCACCGGACAGAATGGTCTCGGGATTGATTCCAAGTGCCGCGTGAATGGTGGCATGAACGTCGGGGATGGAAACCGGGTGGTCGAGGATTGTCTTCGAGAGGTCGTCGGTGGAGCCGAAGGCGCCGTGATGACGTAATCCGCCACCGGCAAGAACGATCGAAAATGCAGCGCCTTGATGACCGCGTCCACCCCCGGCGTCGAAGCCGGCGGGACGGCCGAACTCGCTGGCGACGACGATCAAGGTCGAGTCGAGCATCTGCTTGCGTTCGAGATCGAGGATCAAGGACGACAGTGCCGAATCGAGTTCTTGAATCAAAAGGTGCTGCTTCAACTGACCTTCGTTATGGGTATCCCAGCCCGTTCCATTGAGAAAGCCGAGGTTGTGGGACACCTCGACGAACCGAACACCCGATTCGACGAGCCGTCGGGCGAGCAAACAGCGCTGACCGAACTCACCGCCGTAGGATTCCCGGAGTTCGCTTGGTTCCCGATCGAGTTGGAACACCTCGGTAAATCGAGGTCCGGTATATTTCAAACTCTCGGCCACGGCGCGATCATACCTGGCCAGCGGTGCTTCGAGTTGGGAATTCTGACGAAGGACGCCGAGGAGCCGTTCTCGATGCCGCTGCCGATCGTCGGTGACGGTCTCAGGACGTTGGAAACCAGCCGGACCGGATCGGGTCTCGGTTAGGTAGACGTATCCGGCATCTGGCCCGAGAAAGCCAGGCCCTCGGCTGACGTTGGGAAAGCCGATCAGGACATAGGGGGGGACGCCCTCGTGGGAAGCTCCTCGCAGGTGGGCAACGACCGAGCCGATCGACGGGTACGTCAAGGTTCCGATCGTCGGGCGGCCGGTGTGCACGAGGTTGGTCGCGGCGGCGTGCTCGTCGATCATCTCATGATGGACCGTGCGGAGCGCCGTCACGCGGTCCATCACGCGGGCGGTTCGTTCGAGAAACCGACAAACGCGGACACCGGGCACGACGGTTGGAATCGACTCGTAGGCGGAGCCGGGGATGCGTTCCCTGGGATCACCAATCGCTTTCGGGTCAAAGGTGTCGATCTGGGCCATTCCCCCGGCAAGCCAGAGGAAAATGCAATGCTCGGCGGATCCTCGGGGAGCGGTATCGAGTGTGGCTCGTGCCGAAGCTCCCGGCATGATCGCGGCGGAGATCGCCCCGGCAGAAGAGACAAGGAATGATCGGCGGTCGAGCGCCGGGAGGGTCGAAGGCATGGGGAGGGAATCTCCTCGGTCAAAGCAACCGATCAGGGCATGAACAAAAATTCGGGAGCGTTGATCAGGGACCAAAGGACATCTTCGAGCCGACGGCGCCAATCGGGGTCGAGTCGATTTGAGGGAGGGTCACCGCTGCGGGCCTCGGCTTCCCGCTGTCGCTGGATGGTGTCGGCCTCCTCGGTGAGATGGTTGGACCAGGAGACGTAGCGGGGGGGAGTGGGAGTCCGGACCGAGGCTCGGCTTGGAGTGGGCCGAGGTTGGACAACGCGAGTGTCATAGTTGGGGGTCAAGTAAGAGACAAATTCCTCTCGCTCCTCGGTTGAGGGGAGTCGGGTGAAGACGCGGAGAAAAAGTCGATCAACGAGCGTAGTGACCGGTTGATCTTCGAGTGCAAGGGCGGTGATGCCGTGGTCGTCTGAGAGCCGAGTCAGCCAGACTCCCGCGGTGCCGTTCGCGAGGATCGCCGGTTGCAGGACATTTGGCGAGGAGTCTCGGACGGTCAGCGGAGACTGTCGGGTTGGTCGCCAGCCGAACGCCTGAAGGAGATCGACAACCGCCTGGACGCGAGGCAAAGTCAGGCTCGGCCGATCCCGTTCGTTCGAGGTCGAGGCGAATTGCCAGGCCCGTTTGGGAACGCCGAGGCTAATGGAACTGACGATCGGCCGACCACCATCAACATCGAGGTTGATCTCCTCCGTCTTGAGCGGCTTGCCCGTGGCGAGAAACAAGGAATCGACAATCTGTTCGGCCGAGAGCCGACGCCGTGAAGCGCTCGCAAAGGTCGGGTCAGGTTGCAGGAGGTCGGGATCGGCAGCTCGTTGATAGGCGTGAGACTGAAGGATCAATCGAATCGGATGTTTCAGGTCGTACCCACCTCGGACGAGTTCCCGAGCGAGGTAATCGAGCAATTCGGGGTGGGACACCTCGGCCTTTTCCCAATCGTCGACGGGATCAACGAGCCCTCTGCCCATCAGTCGGGCCCAGATCCGGTTGACGATGACCTGGGCAAAACGCTCATTTTCAGGGGTGGTGATGAGTGCGGCGAGGCGATCGCGAGGCCTTGCGTCGCTCGGCAGCCAGGATGGTGACATGTCCGCCGCAATCAGTCTGGGGAACGGCCAGGCGGGGGTGACCTCGGCGCCGGGCTCCAACGTAACCTCGATCAATGGCGGTCGCCCCAGGGCGTGGAGGGCATCGTTCGGGACACTGCTGGTGCGGGGGACAGTGATCGGTTCCTCGGCGAGCATGGCGGCAAGGGAAAACAGTTGTTCCTGTGTCCATTCATGAGCCGGGGCGTCGTGGCAGCGAGCGCAGGTCATGTTGATCCCGAGAAAGGCAGAACCAAGGATGATCCCTTTCTCGGCCATTGGAACATCGTTTTCCGAGGCCATCCCGAAGCCGGCGGGTCCGCCGTCGCGAAGGCTCCCCCCCATTCGAATCAGTTCGGTGACGAACTGATCGACTGGACGATTGTCACGCATAGCCTCAACGATCCACCACCGAAAGGGACCGGTGTTGTTGAGCGTCGGGTTCAGGATATTTGGATTCTCGGCGAGGACGTCTTGCCAGTAGGCGACCCAGTGATCGGCCCATCGGGGGTCGTCGAGCAGGCGGTCGATGGCCAGGGAACGCCGAGTGCTGGGTGGATCGTCAAGAAAGCGGGAGATTTCGTCCTCGGTCGGAATCAGGCCGACGGTGTCGAGCGTCAGGCGACGGAGAAAGGCGAGGTCGTCGGCGGGTGGAGTAAACGGTTTCGGGGCTGATCGTGAGGCCCAGGAGGCTCCCTCGTGAATCCAGGTTCGAAGAAGGTCGATCTCGGTCTCGCCGAGTGGAGGCCCGGTCGGTGGCATGCGATCGAGATCGTCGGCGCTGGAGATGCGGAGGATTAGTTCGCTCTCGTCAGGATCACTGGGAACGACGGCCGGGAAGGTGGAGTCGCCTCCTGCCAGGGCTCCCGCTTCGGTGTCGAGCCGGAGGCCGCCACGAACGGTTTGCCCCTGGTGACACGAGAAACACCGGGCAGCGAGGATCGGTTGGACCTCGGTCGGGAAGTCAATGGTGCCGGTGTTTGAAGCGAGGGCTGACGAGGCCAGATGAGTCACGGCGAGGAAGTGGTCGATCGGGTTCGACGCGGGGTAGCCGGGTGGGCAATCGGGGATGGTGGGCTCGGGCGTGGACTCAAGCCACCTTCGGGCATGGTCGCGGCGCGCGTTCCACTCGTGAGCGTGATTCCGGAAAGCCATCGCCCGGTGTTCCGCGTCGAGCAGGGTGAGTCGAGCTTCCTCTGCCTCGACGAAGGTGGCCCAACTCTCGTCGGTGTACGGGATCGCAAGCTCGGGATCGGGTGAGAGTACCTGGAACGACTGCGAACCCTCGGGAGACCAGGCCACGACGGTCTCTCCCGGTTCGAGTCGCAGCGGATTGGATCCTCGACGGCCGCCGATGATCGATTCAAGAAGGACGCGATGCGCTCCGCCAACGGTTTCGATCGTCGTCCAGTTCTCGCGGTTCCCGGGAGGAGCAAAGCGGAAATCGGGGCTGAGGTTGAGGAAATCGTGAGGAATCGGCGAATGGCCATCGGTGATGGGAGGCGGAAACGGAGTCGTCAACAGCACCTTGCCATCGATCGAAAGGCGAGACGCTCCCCGAGCCCGGAGCAAGATGCGGTGGCGTCCTGCCGGCAAGGTAACGACGGCAGTCGCCCGGATCAGGAGGGGATTGGCACGGTCGGCTCGAATTCCGGTCTCGACGTACCGATGGGGCAGTCGGAAGATGCCAAAGGCAGGGACCTCGTACTGCTCCGAGGGATCGGGATGACCGGAAGGCCATTCACGGGTTTCAGGAATCCCCTCCTCGCATAACTCGACCCTCACGAGATCCAGGGGTTTCCTAGCGACACCAGCGAGAAGGGTATTCGGATCGTCTCCCAGGGCTGCATTGAAGCCAACGATCCCCAGGGCGATGCCGCCTATCATCAGCGGGAGCAGGACGTGTCGCCCGAATCGCAAGGGTTTTCTCATCCGATCGATTCCCAGGGAGGGCGTTGGGCCGGAACAGAGGGGGATTCGCACCGTATAGGGTACTCGAGCGATCGCCCACAGTCACCCAAAGGGTCCTTGAGCGCCGAAACCCTCAAAGCCTTGCCCAGTTGATCAAGCGAGCCCGCGTGACGACCGTGATCGAGCTGAGCGACATGGCCAACGCCGCGAACATGGGTCCATACGTGCCGAACAGGCCGAAGGCCGCGACCGGAATGCCGACGGCGTTGTAAAAAAAGGCCCAGAACAAATTCTGGCGGATCGCCCGCAACGTGGCCCTTCCCAACGCCAGGGCTCGTGGAACACCCCGCAAATCGCCGGTCGCGATGACGACATCGGCCGCAGCCTTGGCAACATCGGTTCCGGAACCGAGCGCGATCCCCACATCAGCCGCAGCGAGGGCGGGGGCGTCGTTGATGCCGTCGCCGACCATTGCCACGCGACGCTCGCGAGTGCTCGCGTTCCCACCATCCCCGGGCTGCTCAAGACGAAGGGACGCGACTCGGTCGGCCTTTTGATCAGGAAGCACTCGTGCAAAAACATGATCATGTTCAATGCCGACTTCCTCGGCCACGGCTTTGGCTGTAGCAGAGTGATCGCCGGTCAGGAGGTACACCTCGGCTCCCTGGTCGCGAAGTGCGGCGATCGCCTCCCGAGCGTAAGGTTTGGGAGCATCAGTCAAGGTAATCGAGCCGGCATAAGTTCCATCCACGGCAACGAGAACGATGATTCGACCCTGACTCAAGTCACCCTGCTCTGGTACGGAGACGCCTTCCTGATCGAGAAACGCCGGCGACCCGACGAGCACGCGAGCGCCATTCACCGTGGCCGCAACGCCTCCTCCTCGAACAGCCCGAAACTGCTCGACCCTGGCGGATCCGGCATACTCGGCGAGTGCGTGGGCAAGCGGATGCTCGCTGCCTCGTTCGGCGGCACCGGCGATCTGGAGCAAACGGTCGCGCTGCCAGCCAGGTTGTGGGATGACCTCGGCGAGAGTCGGCTTCCCCTCGGTCACCGTGCCGGTCTTATCGAGCACGACGGCCCGGATCCGGTCCATCCGTTCGAAGGCCGAGGCATCGCGCACAAGCAAGCCCTCGCGGGCCCCCCTGCCCGTTGCCACCGCTACCGCCACGGGCGTGGCCAGCCCCAGGGCACAAGGGCAGGCGATGATCAGGACCGCCGCGGCGTTGAGGATACCAAATCGCCAGTCGTTGCCGATCGTTCCCCAGCCGAGAAGTGTCAGGACAGCAATGGTGAGTACAACTGGCACGAAGACCGAGGAGATCCGGTCGGCCAGGCGCTGAACCCCGGCCTTCGAGCCCTGAGCCTCTCGGACAAGAGTGACGATCTGTTCCAGGACACTGTCCTTACCCAGCCGAGTGGCCCGGACGAGGATCGTGCCCTCGGCATTGCGTGAGGCCCCCGCCACCCGGTCGCCGGGGGACTTGGAGACGGGCATCGACTCGCCGGTGAGCATTGACTCGTCGACATCCGAAGCTCCCTCGATCACTTCGCCATCGACCGGGATCGACTCGCCAGGACGGACGCGGACGATGTCTCCGAGCGAGACCTGGGAGAGCGGCACGTCGTCCTCGCGTCCACCCTCGCGGACGATCCGGGCAGTTTTGGGGGCGAGGTCGAGCAAGCGCTCGATGGCCTGCCCGGCGGCCCCTTTCGAACGCGCTTCCAGGAACGAGCCGAGGGTGATGAGCGTAAGGATGATCCCGGAGTCCATAAAGAAATGTGCCTGCATGTGATCACCAATGAGAAGGTGATACAGGCTGTAGATGAAGGCCGTCGAGGTCCCCAGAGCGATCAGGGTATCCATGTTGGTCGAACCGTGCCGAAGCCGGTCGATGGCGCCTCGGATGTAGGGCCCTCCCAGAAACACCTGAAGAATCGTCGCCGGCACGAGCATGGCCCAGCCGATCCAGAGGGCATGTTGCCAGGCCCCGCCGATGAGCATCGGACCCAAACCGAGGATGATCAACGGGGTTACGAAGACGATGCCCACAACCAATCGGCGACGCCAGGAGGCGATCCGGTCCTTCCGCTCCCGGCGCATGGCGGCGGCGGCCTGAGTCGGGTCGGCGCGACGGTCAATCGGACGGGCCACGTAACCGGCCTCGGAGACGGCTCGTTCGAGCGATCGAAGGTCGAACTCGGCGGGGTCGATGCGGATCGAGGCTCGCTCGGTGGCCAGGTTCACCCGAGCCTCGCTCACTCCGGGAACCCTGGACAGGGCGTTCTCCACGCGACCCACGCAACTGGCGCAATGCATGCCTGAGATGGCCAGCTCCTGGTTTGAGCCGGTCGAGGCCGGCTCCGTCGCTCGGGCTCCCCGACCCTGGGGCACGATTCCGATCGAGACGAGCGGCTGATCCAACTGTCGAGGAGATGGTTTGTCAGGGTCAAGATTGTCGTCACCGGCGTCCTGATCGCTGGTCTCGGCGTCCTCAACCGGCTGATCGGAACCTGAAGGCGATTCGATCTCGGCCGAGTAACCCGCTCTGGCAACGGCCGATTGTAAACCCTCATGATCGACCCATCCCGGCATCACACGGACCTGGGCCGTCCCCGAGTTCAGATGAACCTGGGCCGATCGCACGCCCGGAACTGCTTCGATGGTCGTTCGAACGGTCCGGACGCAGTGATCACAGGTCATGCCCGTGATCGTCATGCGTAAGGTCGTCCCATCGGGTTCGGTCA contains:
- a CDS encoding DUF1553 domain-containing protein, encoding MRKPLRFGRHVLLPLMIGGIALGIVGFNAALGDDPNTLLAGVARKPLDLVRVELCEEGIPETREWPSGHPDPSEQYEVPAFGIFRLPHRYVETGIRADRANPLLIRATAVVTLPAGRHRILLRARGASRLSIDGKVLLTTPFPPPITDGHSPIPHDFLNLSPDFRFAPPGNRENWTTIETVGGAHRVLLESIIGGRRGSNPLRLEPGETVVAWSPEGSQSFQVLSPDPELAIPYTDESWATFVEAEEARLTLLDAEHRAMAFRNHAHEWNARRDHARRWLESTPEPTIPDCPPGYPASNPIDHFLAVTHLASSALASNTGTIDFPTEVQPILAARCFSCHQGQTVRGGLRLDTEAGALAGGDSTFPAVVPSDPDESELILRISSADDLDRMPPTGPPLGETEIDLLRTWIHEGASWASRSAPKPFTPPADDLAFLRRLTLDTVGLIPTEDEISRFLDDPPSTRRSLAIDRLLDDPRWADHWVAYWQDVLAENPNILNPTLNNTGPFRWWIVEAMRDNRPVDQFVTELIRMGGSLRDGGPAGFGMASENDVPMAEKGIILGSAFLGINMTCARCHDAPAHEWTQEQLFSLAAMLAEEPITVPRTSSVPNDALHALGRPPLIEVTLEPGAEVTPAWPFPRLIAADMSPSWLPSDARPRDRLAALITTPENERFAQVIVNRIWARLMGRGLVDPVDDWEKAEVSHPELLDYLARELVRGGYDLKHPIRLILQSHAYQRAADPDLLQPDPTFASASRRRLSAEQIVDSLFLATGKPLKTEEINLDVDGGRPIVSSISLGVPKRAWQFASTSNERDRPSLTLPRVQAVVDLLQAFGWRPTRQSPLTVRDSSPNVLQPAILANGTAGVWLTRLSDDHGITALALEDQPVTTLVDRLFLRVFTRLPSTEEREEFVSYLTPNYDTRVVQPRPTPSRASVRTPTPPRYVSWSNHLTEEADTIQRQREAEARSGDPPSNRLDPDWRRRLEDVLWSLINAPEFLFMP
- a CDS encoding DUF1501 domain-containing protein; its protein translation is MPSTLPALDRRSFLVSSAGAISAAIMPGASARATLDTAPRGSAEHCIFLWLAGGMAQIDTFDPKAIGDPRERIPGSAYESIPTVVPGVRVCRFLERTARVMDRVTALRTVHHEMIDEHAAATNLVHTGRPTIGTLTYPSIGSVVAHLRGASHEGVPPYVLIGFPNVSRGPGFLGPDAGYVYLTETRSGPAGFQRPETVTDDRQRHRERLLGVLRQNSQLEAPLARYDRAVAESLKYTGPRFTEVFQLDREPSELRESYGGEFGQRCLLARRLVESGVRFVEVSHNLGFLNGTGWDTHNEGQLKQHLLIQELDSALSSLILDLERKQMLDSTLIVVASEFGRPAGFDAGGGRGHQGAAFSIVLAGGGLRHHGAFGSTDDLSKTILDHPVSIPDVHATIHAALGINPETILSGGPRPVPITDGGRPIRKLFT
- a CDS encoding PEP-CTERM sorting domain-containing protein, with protein sequence MSTLMEKRLRNDCIRTAMTVLMASLFLGEQAEGAVIRSRVEQRLVTYSTSTTLGNAGEPPVTLLEFNGVGSISTPEAPGGMFSMPGVFSLGTFTTKAVPSGMSVLLDRFPFSITLNLFGNSPDRSVVSQIAINGTLDGVLSTAPGTGLIASVSSVSQIGTPIGTPPFRVEDLQILAPQFIMPAGSSPSMNTPIFGYVNAQVPEPTALATLGVGIAVWLLRRKQQARRVRMEVTA
- a CDS encoding heavy metal translocating P-type ATPase, translated to MTEPDGTTLRMTITGMTCDHCVRTVRTTIEAVPGVRSAQVHLNSGTAQVRVMPGWVDHEGLQSAVARAGYSAEIESPSGSDQPVEDAETSDQDAGDDNLDPDKPSPRQLDQPLVSIGIVPQGRGARATEPASTGSNQELAISGMHCASCVGRVENALSRVPGVSEARVNLATERASIRIDPAEFDLRSLERAVSEAGYVARPIDRRADPTQAAAAMRRERKDRIASWRRRLVVGIVFVTPLIILGLGPMLIGGAWQHALWIGWAMLVPATILQVFLGGPYIRGAIDRLRHGSTNMDTLIALGTSTAFIYSLYHLLIGDHMQAHFFMDSGIILTLITLGSFLEARSKGAAGQAIERLLDLAPKTARIVREGGREDDVPLSQVSLGDIVRVRPGESIPVDGEVIEGASDVDESMLTGESMPVSKSPGDRVAGASRNAEGTILVRATRLGKDSVLEQIVTLVREAQGSKAGVQRLADRISSVFVPVVLTIAVLTLLGWGTIGNDWRFGILNAAAVLIIACPCALGLATPVAVAVATGRGAREGLLVRDASAFERMDRIRAVVLDKTGTVTEGKPTLAEVIPQPGWQRDRLLQIAGAAERGSEHPLAHALAEYAGSARVEQFRAVRGGGVAATVNGARVLVGSPAFLDQEGVSVPEQGDLSQGRIIVLVAVDGTYAGSITLTDAPKPYAREAIAALRDQGAEVYLLTGDHSATAKAVAEEVGIEHDHVFARVLPDQKADRVASLRLEQPGDGGNASTRERRVAMVGDGINDAPALAAADVGIALGSGTDVAKAAADVVIATGDLRGVPRALALGRATLRAIRQNLFWAFFYNAVGIPVAAFGLFGTYGPMFAALAMSLSSITVVTRARLINWARL